A single Arcanobacterium canis DNA region contains:
- the murJ gene encoding murein biosynthesis integral membrane protein MurJ, with product MKKLLASVVGAAGVIALLTLASRLMGLVRKLAQSWALSDGVVATAYDTSNTIPNVLFEVAAGGALAGAVIPLISGFLAKRMKTEVEVTVSALLTWVVVIGTPIAVIVALLAGPISAVVLGSGASGSAHEIATSLLRVFALQVPIYGVSVVTTGVLQAHGRFVLPALSPLLSSIIVTLTFVVYGATSSLGGVPSATHLALLAWGTTVGVIVFSLPQLIPVARLIKIRPTLHFPPGVAQRTVRLAGAGLAALTAQQIAIIAIMVTTNSLGGVGAYAAYNYAYSIYMVPYAVLAVPIATAVFPRISEAVGKGDWELSHLLVARSTRLIIAAGLIAGALLVALSRPAAVVISVGRSIPGIEQAMVAMGVSLVGFSLLYHGARVLYALDAGGKVVRANSVAWLGVVVCLAGGWLIGISGRVPTLILVGTAMSIGMCLGAFVQLSAIRAQAGSESIAGVGRLFLLLTPITVVVTAISWYSTTQIMHSMGGILGAIIAAVIGALIVCAGAGAAAFYFDRGAIASLKRK from the coding sequence ATGAAAAAGCTTCTCGCCAGCGTGGTGGGAGCGGCCGGGGTGATCGCGCTTCTCACCCTAGCTTCAAGGCTGATGGGTCTTGTGCGCAAACTTGCTCAATCGTGGGCGCTGTCGGATGGCGTTGTTGCCACAGCATACGACACATCAAATACAATCCCGAATGTTTTGTTTGAGGTTGCCGCGGGCGGCGCTCTTGCTGGAGCAGTAATCCCACTTATTTCTGGTTTTCTTGCTAAACGGATGAAAACCGAAGTGGAAGTAACGGTTTCTGCTTTGTTGACGTGGGTAGTGGTCATTGGTACTCCGATCGCAGTGATCGTGGCGTTGCTCGCTGGCCCGATTTCGGCAGTTGTCTTGGGCAGTGGCGCGAGCGGTTCAGCTCATGAGATTGCCACATCTTTGCTCCGCGTCTTCGCTCTTCAGGTGCCAATCTACGGCGTCTCTGTTGTGACCACGGGTGTCCTGCAAGCTCACGGAAGATTCGTGCTTCCTGCTTTATCTCCGCTCCTGTCATCGATTATCGTTACACTGACATTTGTGGTGTACGGAGCAACTTCGTCCTTAGGTGGCGTTCCAAGTGCAACACATCTGGCTCTTCTGGCGTGGGGGACGACGGTGGGAGTGATTGTGTTTTCACTTCCTCAGCTCATCCCCGTCGCTCGACTGATAAAAATTCGGCCAACGTTGCACTTTCCACCTGGCGTTGCACAGCGTACCGTGCGCCTGGCAGGGGCCGGCCTGGCAGCTCTGACAGCACAACAAATCGCTATCATTGCGATCATGGTGACCACAAATTCGCTTGGTGGCGTGGGAGCGTACGCGGCCTATAATTACGCTTATTCAATTTACATGGTCCCTTATGCCGTCCTTGCCGTGCCAATCGCAACTGCCGTTTTCCCACGGATTTCTGAGGCTGTAGGTAAGGGTGATTGGGAGCTTTCGCATCTTCTCGTGGCACGGTCGACGAGACTCATCATCGCTGCCGGTTTGATTGCTGGAGCTTTGCTGGTGGCGCTGTCACGCCCCGCTGCTGTCGTGATTTCCGTTGGGCGTTCGATTCCGGGAATTGAACAAGCAATGGTTGCGATGGGTGTCTCACTGGTTGGATTCTCGCTTCTCTATCATGGCGCTCGAGTCCTCTATGCACTTGATGCTGGAGGGAAGGTTGTTCGGGCGAATAGTGTCGCCTGGCTCGGAGTTGTTGTTTGTTTGGCAGGGGGCTGGCTTATCGGGATCAGTGGACGCGTACCTACTCTGATCCTCGTGGGAACTGCAATGAGTATCGGCATGTGCCTGGGAGCGTTCGTTCAGCTTAGTGCCATCCGAGCACAAGCCGGATCAGAATCGATTGCTGGTGTCGGCCGGCTTTTCCTTCTCTTAACCCCGATCACTGTGGTGGTAACTGCTATTTCTTGGTATTCCACTACACAGATAATGCACAGCATGGGTGGCATATTGGGGGCTATCATTGCGGCGGTCATCGGCGCACTAATCGTCTGTGCAGGTGCAGGTGCTGCAGCATTTTATTTTGACCGAGGCGCGATCGCGTCGTTGAAAAGAAAGTGA
- a CDS encoding NUDIX domain-containing protein gives MYSLSDQSAPDHVQVIETYREDSSPIFSVCHDTVRFRNGDVVTRDVVTHQDAVGIVALRNEEDPEILLIRQYRHPLKEMMWEIPAGLCDHEGEAPVETAARELAEEAQLHAQSWEELARFASSPGFCTERVTIFLARSIVKTSRPRDFILEGEEAEIETRWAPLHEVVDAVIAGQLTSPSLIIGVLAAARRFS, from the coding sequence ATGTATTCACTGAGTGATCAATCTGCACCTGACCACGTGCAAGTGATCGAAACTTATAGAGAAGATTCATCACCGATTTTCTCTGTCTGCCATGATACTGTCCGATTTCGCAACGGTGATGTGGTCACGCGTGATGTCGTCACTCACCAAGATGCCGTGGGAATCGTCGCTCTTCGAAATGAAGAGGATCCTGAAATTCTCCTTATTCGGCAGTATCGTCATCCGTTGAAAGAAATGATGTGGGAAATTCCTGCCGGATTGTGTGATCACGAGGGCGAAGCTCCTGTAGAAACTGCAGCTCGTGAGTTAGCGGAAGAGGCGCAATTACATGCACAATCCTGGGAAGAGCTCGCTCGTTTTGCATCATCACCGGGTTTTTGTACCGAGCGGGTGACGATTTTCTTGGCCCGGTCTATCGTAAAAACGTCCAGGCCACGAGATTTTATCCTCGAAGGTGAAGAAGCGGAAATTGAGACACGATGGGCGCCATTGCACGAAGTTGTCGATGCTGTGATAGCCGGTCAGCTAACGTCTCCCAGCCTTATCATTGGAGTTCTGGCAGCGGCACGGCGATTTTCTTAG